AATCTATTCCCACTAAATTTAAAGTGGAAATCATTTCTAAGACAAGAAGAATCAATGCCCTCCCGCTTCTTTGAAAAATAGCCTTTGAGATAAAGATAGGAGAAATGCTTGCAAACTCAACTCGCAACGTGACCTTCAACGCACAGTACTTCgtctcttttgtcttctcttttaCCTTTCTCATTTTGTCCGACTTTCAGAAGAACTTTCTCTTCGCTTCCCTCCGGCCAAAGCGGCCGAAGGCCAGCGAAAACTCGGACGTTGGTTTCGCTGTGGCGGCGATCGACGGAGACCGAAAGCGAAAGTGGGCCACGCCGTCGTTTCAACGGGGAGACTTTCTCCGGTCAAAGGggtctctgttttttctttctccatggCGATTGGCAACAGAGAGCTTCCGTGGAACGGAAACCGAATTCTAGCAGGACCGCCATTTTCAAAGCCGCATTGGAGACCGGACCGGACGGTTGGGGTACGCGACCAAGTACGGATGCGGTAAAAGCGGGGCGGGGGGATgaattaggaaaaaagaaaaattgggtgGGCTTGCAAGTGTAAATAAAATATAGCTGAATCAAGTTCACGTCCCCGCACAAGATGCGCTAAAAGTAAAGATATGCAAAATGGACTGCCCAAATCGAAAGCTGTTTGGACTCGACCGAATTGACTGATTGGATTGCTTGATTCCTGGTTACAAAGGTCGGACCTGtccaacttcattttttttatttcttcataatataagGTATCAAGcgatggggaaaaaaaataaaaagtgaccGGTTCCATTGGATTACCGAACTAGAAACTAGACTAGATCTTAGTTAAAAGTCCAAATAAATAATTGACTAGAAGGGCAAAAATATAAATGATGTAAAGGATTTTTTAGAGGCAATTGAcaggaaagggagagagagaaaggaaattaCTCTACAGTTTAAAATAAACCGAGGagctaaaaaagaaagaagaaagaagagaagccGCTTCGAGTACATCTTGCAAGCTCGTCCCTTGATAACGGGTAATGTTCGTTTTCTCCCCCctaattttacctttttttcgcAGTTTTTGTCCCGCGGGAAATCACGCAGCTTTGCTAAATGATCTACGAGGGCTACAGGAAGAGACGTGCAGTAGGCTTCTAATCCCATCTGCTGGGCCGCGCCTGGGTACCCTGAACCGTCTTCTCTTCCTGGACTTCTTTGGTACCTGCTCATGAATGAGGACGCgtcaattttttcttattttttttcctttcttttgggcCCTTGAATATGAGGTTTGAGGAaatagaatttattaagatgAGAGTAATAATCGGATCGATAAATAAAATTGGGGTACTAAATAATGCGACGGGATGCAAGCAAGCATTCAGAAATGCACAGGTTGGTCGCATCCTACACCCAAtaaatcaatccaccaagttaCGGAATATGGCAGTTTTGCTGGCCTATTTCATTGTACTCGATATAACAAAAGATTATGTAGTTTGATAAGATGTTGAACCAAAACACAtgtattttgtaatttatataTACAAGGGAACTGTGGTATTGATGATGTTTTAGCGTGTTTATAGAAAACCCTATTGTTAAGATAAAAATGCGTTTGCATGTTTTTCTTAGAGCTTAAATCCTTTGAACAAATATTTATGGCTCGACTTTATTATATGCAGTTAAATTCGGAACTTAGAGGATGTTCATTCCTATGTTCCCCACATGGCACTTGTCTTTAGCTATGTATCTATCGTGTGGCACGACACTTGGCATTGTTTACCACATGGTCCAATAACTTTACCAAATATTGACATATCATCCTATCATCCTATGTGTATTCTtcaaatagtaaataaaatcgAGGTGTAAACATCTCcagatgtcatatgatatgaaaattacatatataatccataaacttctaaaaatattttatctataGTTGAACTTGGtgaaaataattgaatttaacTAAGAATACCATAAATAAGTATGTTTCTTGACATATATCCAGacttaaattttttgtgttgTTCATAGTTAGTACATGGTACAACTACAGATTACCCAGTTCTCATACTTAAGTTTCACTTTACATTCCCTAAATTAAACCTcacaataaaagaataaaatattttctttgaaacatgcattttaaaCTTCATTCGCTTTTATTTCgttctttgaaaattttcctgttttaaatgaaaatatcataCGAGGCAAATTTGTTTGCAAAAAGTgaaaccaaaaatatatttttcccaTAAACcacttaatttcaaattttgatggaagAAAACAGacaagagaaaaagtaaatgaaGTTTTAGTTTAATATGTTGATATTCGACAATTAGTCTATTACACAAATTAAATTTGacatttaaagaaattaatttatgaagaattccaaattttctattatttatctactttatttaatttttatttgaacttTCAAGCTGCATTTCGTATGTcattattggacaatttttttttctcgttaaTTTCTACGCTCAATGGATGACTTCCCTAAGTATTAtacatatttaaatattattaacatCATATACGAGAGTGATAATAAACATATATAAAGTATATATATCAATGCATGTCTGCGCAAAACGCTGAACAAGTAACTAGTTCGATAAGGTACGAGAATTTGATATCTCAAGGTCAAATTTAAAGTAAACTAGATTTATACAAAATTACTAGAAAAGGTGTAGCAGGTTTACCTCGACGACGGAATCTGAAGTTGGCAAGTTTGCCTTTTCCTTTCCGTTCTCCACCTTGGTCGTATCACTTTTCCCTGTTTATCGCATAAAGAAGGTAGATTGAAAATTTCATGTATGCAAATCCCTTTCGACTTTTTAAATGCTCAACGAAAGCACAAACATcactttataaatattttctaagttAGTTTTCAAAATTCTTTTACATTATTCATATAAAAGAAATCGCAGGAGTGAATTGTCATGAGAAAGATAATACTGTCATCATATAAATTCAATGATCGGTGAATTTCATGTATAATTTTCATAAGTGTCAAGATCACAATCCAACATTTATGGTTTCACAAAATTATGATATATAGAAACAAAGATATGAATATTGTCGGAATTCACCGGGCAATCTCGAGagggagaaaaacaaaacaaaactcaCCGTCGACGTTCTTGGGGCTATCATCGGCATCGCCCGACTCGTCGAAGCACAAGACGCAGTATTCCCTAAAGCTCGGCGACCCCGGGTACAACTGTATGCTGTCTTCCCTCTCGGCTATTCCCtcgacctcctcctcctcctcctcctcctcctccacctcatCCTTCTTGACTTCGTCTTTGCGTTCGACGCCGCTTCCTCTCTCCTTTTCAGCCACCACTTCCTTCACCACCTCCTCCGCCACCTCCCCTCCGCCGCCTACCTTGCCCCCTTCCTCGACCTCTCTGACCTCCTTGATCATCTCCTCGCCGTCCTCGCTGCGTTCCTTTGCCTTCATCACCTGCACTGGCGGTCCGCTCATGCGCGTGGGCGGGAGGAGGGTGGCGGCCGGGGCGGCGTCGTCTTTCTTCGGGGGACGCGGGGACGAGATGCTCTTGCGTCCGCAGCCCCCGCCGCTGCAGATGTCTAGTTTGGGGTCGCTGCCGAGAGAGGAGGTGTCGGCTTCGTCCGGGTCGACGTAGAGGAGCTGCTTGCTGGAGGGGTGCTGCCGTCGGCGAGGGCGGTGCCGGCGGCCGCGCCGGCCCGGTCGCCCCGGCGGCGGAAGGCAAAGTCCTCGATGCGGCGGTGGAGGGGGTTGATGTAGAGGTAGGTCGGCCCGGAGGCGGCGTGGGGGCCGTCTTCTCTGTTGAACCTGGATACGCCGCAGCCCATGGTGGAggcgggagggagggagggagggagggagacgCGAGcatgaacagagagagagagagagagagaggaatgtgGCTGTGCGAGAAAGGTTGGGACAAGGGAGGTGGTGATAGCTGGAGGTCCAACGGGGGTTTCGGAAATCAGGGAGGCGACGCAGGCCACCCCAGATTGTTTTCAAATTGGTAAGGGTGGGTTTGTTTTACCTGTCAGATTGGTATGACTTCTTTAACTGTTCAGGAGAATGCTAGATATAGTAAAAGGAATTGATAATTGCATATTCTTTCCCTACGAGATAGGTTTGGATTGAGGTGGCGAACGTGTTATGATGTGCTCAAAGCGAAACTGAAACTGCGCCGTTCCGTCCATCATCGCGCCGTGCCTAGAGAAAAACCTTATTAATAACGAGTGCCTGTAATGTCAATGGTTTGTCTTGCTTAAGGTGGTCTAAGGTGAACCACTGGCCTGCGGCACAAGCTTGTATAAGTCCCAAGCTACAGATCTTTCACCAGCCACCGAAGCCACATGGCGGGGTGGCGGCGGGGTGCAGGCGGTGACGGTGACGGTGGGGTGCAGGCGGTGGTGGTGACGGCTTGATCAATTTGACCCGGTACACTTCCCATTGATCTCCTTCGAGccgaatctctgaaaattcagTTGAATGGGCAAAAGGACTTAGCCCCCACTGGATCCGGATCCCTGCAAGTTCTCTGTGACGAGCCAGTAACCATGATGTCTTCTTGAACACGTACCTGGTTCCGAAGCCGAAACTCGTGCATGATCCACACTCGTGTCGAGATTGAGCAACATTGGTTgagcttcctcctcctcctcctcctcctccgcgaTAAAAGGAGGCTGCTCGCGATTGCATTGATGTAAGTGTAACGATTCGCTTCTCTGTACCAGTTATAGCTTCCCATAACCAGAAGCACCATCTCTTTTGCACACTCCCGATGAATCTTCAAAGCTCGCTTCGTTCTTTATCTGGCGAAAAGAAGTACCATTCCTGGTCGACATCGCCGGTGAGCTCACTCACCATTGCTAACTAAAATTGCGCCAAATGACATCAATAACTCCAATGGATTCAAGAAAACAATGGCAGGGTAAAAAAATAGCAATGTAAAACCATAGTTTTCCGATCTCTTTATACTGACATTACAATTTTAGATAGCTTTTAATAGGCACGGTGGCTCCACGCCAACAAAGTGAAtaattgtgaaaatattttccttaaaataattacttatctgtCAAAATAATCAGTTTTAGAGCAACGCTAGCATGAGGGCCACTGTCATTAGTAGGAATCGCGGTGAATGATGGTGGCCTCTCGACCTCAATTATCTCACACCAAGAGAAGGCAACAGGCTGAGTAAGTTAAGGCCACCATTGActaataaagggaaaaaaagaaaagctaaatagagaaataaatgatCCGTCCATTACTAAACAATAAAAGGATGAAGGACATGAGATATTTAATTTGACCATTTATAGATTACTTATTTAGAGTTATTTAGAGTTGGACcacatcaaaaaatttattgttAATTGTCCATCCGTAGATGACTTATTTTTTACTGAATTGAGATAGCAAATTTGTATAttgctttgtgaaaatcatgtTAGATATTATTTTTGTCTTAACAGTAGGAACGCAAATTTTTAGGGGAACATGAAACCGGTAAAGTAAAGAGAGAATAATAAGAAGGGACAATGCTAGCCTAATGGTGCCGTAAATACTTCAAACTAGCAATGCATTTGAGCCTTTAGTATCATTTTAAAAGCAACATGCTGCCAGAGATTTGCTTAATTAATAATTCAACTTCATTAGCAAAAGATTGCAGGCATTTtatgaaagagagaaatgaacgatttttttttttaatttaataacttAATATTGATATAAAATCTATTTCGTATGAGACAACTTCAAATCTACCTAGCAAATTTGAAAAGCAAATTTTAATTCTCATACGAAAAATTAATGGCATCTAGGGTGATGAGATTTAACAAATCCCCACAAAATCCTATATTTCCTAAGGAACAAACAAGTTGTCCGATTTCCTTGGGAATATATGGGGTCAAGACTCAAGATTGCACCGTTACTCTTCATAGAGTAACAGTACAATCATCAAAGCTTTTTTCTTAGATTTTATTATCGATagtaatttatatttatacGTCTTCATTGATGATAAAATATTTGTCATTTCTTCATTTCTGTAAGTAAACAATCCATCGTTTTAGGAAAATAtctttaaattattcatttttgggaaataaacactcttaaaaaaatagtaaataactAAATACTAAAACAATGACAAATTAAATACGTTATTGAACCTTgaacataaaataaaaggaatagaGAAGTACATCGGGAACCCGACTAGCAGCAATCATGAGCAACCAATCTTAAACATAATGTTTTAGGACTCGATAATAcattcgtgacaaattttaaaatttttgcattgtaCCTATCCTTCATTAGAATTCGAGGGGTGCCTGATACAGCATGAAACACCATATTCATGGCACCTAGCAAGTTCCACGGCTCAGTTCCGAACACATCGAACTACGGGGATCAAAGGCGGCAACGGGTGGCCATCAATCTTGCGCCTCGAGAGCAGGCCAACAAGCTCTTCGTTGCTGAGCTTGAACCGGCACGCGACTGGTAATCGGGACCCGGGCCATGGATGATATACATCGAAGGAGGATGCGATTCGGGGATctgtgagctcgagctcaccgtgTGGTCGAAAAAGTTGTTTCACAAATTGTGGCGAAGAGCCAAAGAATAAAGAAGAGCTCTTCACAAGAGTCTGTTTTATGTAAGGGCGAAGGCGTTTTATATGGAAGCAAAGCACGAACTGTTCCTCGACGGGTTCGGCGAGAATCCTTACCGCGTCGCTTGTTTTTGTCCGAATTTTGGTAGGACTAGGGCTCCTCGATTCTAGAAGTCCCCAATCTTTCAGCAAAAATTTACGGCGGATGTGAACCTTTCTTTTGGAATTGTCAAATCGAATTGTCAGATTGTAACCGTTGATTTAAATTTGACAGAAAACTACGACAGGAAACTACGTAAGGAAAGTAACCAAGTTAAATGAAATTGTGCAAATATGAAAATcattaagattgattttgtCTATCTTGTAGGAAAAAGAGTGGATTTGATTATGTAGTGAggggaaataaataaatattcccACCCTAATAATAATGAGAGGTTTTCTATTTAAGTGGTTGTTTTGCTTAATGTGAATATATTCCATCTTGAGCCCTCAAGTTTTCTTGACTTGAACGCCCTCAGCACAAGCTTATACTAGTCTTAATTTACCAATTCTTTCACCAGCGCCGAAGATGCACGGTTGTGGCGCTGGCGGCCTGATCTATGCATAGGTAATTCGAGTGAATTTGAGTTAATCTTGGCTTAGATCTGGTATAGGTCTTTATACTTGCGTTACATGGATCGGTATACGTTAGTCCTTGAATTTGGTCCAAACTTACAATCGGACCCACCCAAATTCAGCTCAGGCCCGCCCGAGCGCCCTGCCCATTTGAGGCCCAAAGATGGACATTAAGATGAATCAAAAAGAGACAAGAAGGcctataaaaaaattgtcattaatCGAAAAGGAATGCCGGGTCTCCTGAAAATCTTTCTGCTGAAACTACTTACTGTAAAGCCAGAGCGAACTCGCGAGATGGAAAGGCATGTTCGCAGTCTGCATGGTCACGATTCAAACCCAGACGGATACtcttttaaaactttttttctgtAACTTCGACAATTCAACTCGAACTCCGCGAATTAAGTCCGGTCGAACCGCCGCTTGAGACACTGTTGCGAGCTCGACGGGAGAGACGTGACCCCCTTGGGTCTCTTGGGTTTCTTCTGAAACACCCGTTACGCTGCTCCCTGATCTCCTTCGATTTGGTTCCCCCGCAAATTCAATTGGACGGGCAAAAGAAACAcgccaaaaaattaaaatatatatatgatcatTATAGCCTTGcatcaaaagccaaaaaaaaagcacttgAAGAATTCAGATATACAAGAACAACTCCAtcacaaaaacaagaaatgacAAACACTGATTAAGGACCTCCGTCCTTATCTCAAAACCTTTATGATTAAGGACATTCGCCCTTATCCGTATATATGGACACATCTTTTTATGTTCAACCATCAACAAATTAGCCTCAGTCAAACCTGTCTGCCGACAATCGAGGATCCTTTAGGACTCGTGAAGAAGCATCTTCATCAATTGATGCAAACATGTGGAATACCCAAAACTCCTCTAACATTTGATTTGCaaaacttgaacaaaaatataaaaaacatcTTCCGGTAGAAATGGACAGTTCTAATGACTCAAATTATGATTATAATATCTATTACTGATGACTCAGAAAATCGCTGACTCAAGTCACTATAGCATATATATAGCTTATTGCTACAGTGAACCAAGCCGGTCATTGTTCATGTGAGTCTCACAAAGAAAGTCCCACTTACGATTTCATGTTTCTTCAATCCGAAAGGATGGATTAATAAGTCTTGTTTGGACCGGATCCGCTGAACTGGCTGTCCTTTAAGCGGGTCTTGATGCGTGGGGCTCATGGGAACTCTCGCGAAATGAATGGCTGTGATGGGCTCGACCCACTCCACCCGAATCCCTGCAAGAAATTCTCCGAGACGAGTCGAGAAAACATGTTGTCTAGAATATGTATCCGGTAGTGAGGCCAAAACTCATGCATGATCTATTTTGGTCCGGTCTGAGCAACATTGGTTGAGcctccttctccatcttcatcatcatcatcttcttcctcttcttcctcttccacctctcgatcttctcctcctcctccttcacaaAAAAGGAGCCTGCTCTTGATTGCCTTCAATGGGAGTGTAAGTATTTGCTTCTCCGTACCACTTAGCTTCCAGTAACCAGAAGCACCAACAACTCTTTTGTGTGCCGCCGATCAATCTCCCAACTTCGCTTCCTTCTTCATCCGGCAAAAGAAGTACCTTTCCTCTTCGGCATCGCCTGTGAATTCACTTGCCATTATTGATGAAAAACTCCAGTGGATTCGAGAAGACGAGAAGACCAAAAATAGTAATGTAAAGCTATAGTTTTTCCAAGGCGAATTTTGGCAACTAACTTAGAATCAGGGGACCGATtcaggggagaaaaaaaaaacagagtttTGGGGAAAACAACGGGGTTTCGACCTTAATTGCAAGCTTaaggttaaaaagaagaagtctttcttctccatcttcatcagATACAAATCAACAATCTCGAGGAGGAACCCGATAAAGGTACCAGGAAAGTTCCACGGCTCGGTTCCGAACACGTCGAGCTCGAGGATAAAGGAGGGCGGCAGCGGGTGGCCATCAATCTTGCTACTCAAATAGTCGCCGACAAGCACTTCGTCAGCCGGTACCCATCAGGAATAGGGACCGCGGCACATAGGATCCACTGGAGGAGGATTCAGTTCGGGGACCTGTGCACTCGAGTTCGCCGAGTGGTCCACTTCATTCTCGTGGGTCGCCTCCTCGTCGTGCCGCACACGTTGGAATGTATCCACAGTTACAGGAAAAGCTTGTCACGAAATGATGTGgcaaaggaaataaagaaacagCTTTTCACAAGCACTTCTTGATGCAATGGGAAGGCCTTTATATAGAAGCGACTATAAACCCGGGAATCCAACGGGTCAGGTAGAACTCGTTAGTGTCGGAATGATCAGCATAAATTCTAGATTCTAGGAGCTCCGGAGCCATCGGCAGAACTTACCGGTGGATTGAACCTCCCCTTTCGTAATTGTCAAATCATAACCGTTGATTTGAACTCGGATTGGCCATGGATGGAATGTACGGTCACAACAATGCCATGGCAACTTGACCAAGAGGCTATTTTCATGAGCAGCCAGAACTTGAATCACACAAGGCAAGTTGAGTGAAATAACTGATCTACTGCCCCCCCAAAGAAAACATGAATAAACGACCCAAAGGTCCAAGAACCATTGGGATTAATGGGGTTTTGGGACGGTCAAGaaatttcggattttttttttttttaaacatcgCTATAAAATTATCTTTCGAACAGCCATCTCCTACCAAtgcaaatttcaatttgaaaaaaagggaTAAAGAACAAAAAGCTTCTTAACTCATTTGGATTGGATATATGCTACATTGAATGCAACTAATGTTGAAATTATCCAACTGACAAAgttgaagtaaaatgaaaaatgcatCTTGTTATTTGAATAGTTTAAATGCTTTGACGATTGTAAATAGTTAAAAACTGTAGCTGATTCCTATCTGTACTAGGCGTCCAATAAGCTTGAACTTAGTAATTTGCAATATGAATGTTCATATGTTATTGTATTTGAACTTTAACCTTACGTGTAATATCGTGTGGTCCATCAACTATTAATACCCGTATCACCACTATTCTTCCCCCCTCCTCATCCCCCCGGCCCTTGAGAAGATCATATTGACTTATGATTACGAGACTCCTATTtagttcataaattatataaaaatattcaatatcgttcttttgttaattcaagTTTGCGAAATCTGCTAATGTGACTTTCAATCTGTTAAAAGTATGAACAACGGGCAAAAAAAGCTACACTTGGATTTTATCCATGTGATATATTCAtctcaaattaagaaaaaaaaaatcacatgggaTAATGGAAGTCtctaatttgtttttctttccctcttttaaAATGGAccaataaaaagatgaaaaagtcGACTCGTCATTTTATAAATCCACCTTGACATACACAATCAACATCATCAAAAAAAAGTATGATTTGTCATTAAAAGATTCGCattgaacaaactaaaaatttaaagatgatATTGCACATTGAGTGAATATCCAAAACTCATGGaccatttttgttattttcaaaaacttCATCTGTCTTTAGTCAAATGTAAAGACAAAAGATCAATGCCTCCAAAAGTACCAAAACCTCAGTATCGGCCAAACAAATTCAGGCCGTTACAATCGTGTGAATGCCAGTCTTCCGGAGCCTTTCCCTTCACATTAATGTAGTTTctaagtcaaaaaaaaaaaaaaaaaaaagatcgtaGAAAGACGAGAAAAATACCAGGCTAAGAAACATGGAAAAAACAGGCTATTCAGCCACTTATCATTATAACTCGTATGAATATGCTACAAAATGGAGGACCCGACGAGGAAGGGCATGTGCTCCGTGTAAGCCCTCTCGTCGTTTTCAAATTAGTATTTCAGACAGAACgagcgagagagggaggaacTAATTTGACTATGTACAGAACAATGAGAATGACTATGCTTTTGGCTTCTCCTCCAACACCACACATTCTAATGCACAACGGAAGGCTactcttgtttcttcttttcggaATTTGTGGGTTAATAATAATTGGCTCCGTCTTCTATAGCTGTATCAATTCTGGGATGAGCTTGAGAAGAAAAGCAAGCTCCTTTTTTGAGAACAGAGGCTTCAACTCCAATTTCCCCTCTTCCACTTCACCTGCACTCTCTCCAAGTCCTTCCTTGGCTGGCTTGATCAGCTCGGACACCGCCTCTGTGATTTCTTGAACCAGATCGACGATCACTCCATCGATGCCCATCAAGTGTTGCATGTACACAGCCTCGGAGACATTGCTGCGATTCCCACAAAAACAACATGCGGCGGAACGGTCAGTTTCGTGTTGTGATCCACCAATGAGTCGATCAATCAATCATGTCAACGAAAGCTGAAGGTGTAGAGTCTTACTTTAATTTGCCATATGTTAACAGAGAGAGTTTGGACTCCTTGATCTTGGGGACGGCGGCTGGATTCCTGAAAACGCCCTTCACCTCGGAAACAATCCCCTGAAGTCCACCTTCCAAGCACAACTTGATGGCCTCCTCCAATGAATTTCTCCGAGAATCGTAGTAGATCTCCGTCCCACCATTAGTCAAAAAGAATACCTAACAAGCCAATTCACAACTGCAATTCAATACCCTTTTCTCTAAATAATTCCACGGAAGATCTCACTTTCCACACCCACCACGAATCAGTCTAATTGCTTAACATCGAATTTTTGTATACTAATCTCGATACACTAACTACCAAGCATTTCTCTCAAATGAACTGAACCCGATATTTCTAACACTTACAGGGTATATGCTCTGTAATTTCCTGATCAGAAGAGCTGCGTCGGGCTGGAACGAGGAGAAGATGATGGGCCGTCCTTGTGCACACTCGAAGACGACCTTCAGGATCACTTGGAGGACGTGGACGAGGTGGTCCTGTTGGTACACGATGTGGTCGTCGAACTTCAGCTCGATGTTGAAGCCGAGCGAAGGCTCCACCTTCTCGAAAGCCTCCTGCAATGTGCAGAGGGAGTCCTCCTCTTCCACGTTCCACTTCACTATCTTTCCAGATCCCGTCTTCCTCCAGAGCGACTTTCCGATCTTCCCATTTTCTCTCTGCGGTCCGTAGCTGAGGAATTCGGCCAAGGACAGCTCTGtcattcttttttcaaatatcgtgccctgaaaaaaattaaaaagaaaaaaagggttaaGATCGATGCCGGAtttactaaatttggcataaTGATCTTAAAAAGATTGGATTTTTATGTTAGAGATAGTTAAATCATAAGAAATTTCACCAGCATATTTTTCTATGTTAGATCTAATTAGTCaatttctattgatttttcCTATATCTCAAGATTGGGATTATATTTTTAGGCTAATTGTGCATATTTTGAGTGATACACTGtcttaaataattattataccTTATATATTCTTTATTACCGTAGAcagaaatatacaaaaaaaaattcacaattttattATCCACATCGTACtactattttttaattgaacaTATAGTGTAACAATGtcctaaaaaaagaacatatagTGTATGAATAGAAGAAGGGCTTACGTTGTCTTCGGAGAGGATGACGTCGTCGTGAAAAATGACCGGGCAGTCATCTCTGGTCACCTACAAAAAGAACCCAAGATTTTGTTTTGGCTTTACTTTTGTTGTTCTTAGGCATTAATACCACCAAACATCTTGAAGGATCAACCAACGagccaaccaaaaaaaaaaaaaaaaaaaaaaaaagcacctcATCAGTATCgcaaattaaggaaaaa
Above is a window of Eucalyptus grandis isolate ANBG69807.140 chromosome 9, ASM1654582v1, whole genome shotgun sequence DNA encoding:
- the LOC120288491 gene encoding major centromere autoantigen B, with product MSGPPVQVMKAKERSEDGEEMIKEVREVEEGGKVGGGGEVAEEVVKEVVAEKERGSGVERKDEVKKDEVEEEEEEEEEVEGIAEREDSIQLYPGSPSFREYCVLCFDESGDADDSPKNVDGKSDTTKVENGKEKANLPTSDSVVEVNLLHLF
- the LOC104419117 gene encoding glycerophosphodiester phosphodiesterase GDPD1, chloroplastic; the encoded protein is MALKAVHVSDVPNLDQVPEGPSVALYSAGFARGEARAPFKAPKFLVIGHRGHGMNALQSSDRRMRGFMENTLLSFNAAAKHPVDFVEFDVQVTRDDCPVIFHDDVILSEDNGTIFEKRMTELSLAEFLSYGPQRENGKIGKSLWRKTGSGKIVKWNVEEEDSLCTLQEAFEKVEPSLGFNIELKFDDHIVYQQDHLVHVLQVILKVVFECAQGRPIIFSSFQPDAALLIRKLQSIYPVFFLTNGGTEIYYDSRRNSLEEAIKLCLEGGLQGIVSEVKGVFRNPAAVPKIKESKLSLLTYGKLNNVSEAVYMQHLMGIDGVIVDLVQEITEAVSELIKPAKEGLGESAGEVEEGKLELKPLFSKKELAFLLKLIPELIQL